In Phlebotomus papatasi isolate M1 chromosome 1, Ppap_2.1, whole genome shotgun sequence, the following proteins share a genomic window:
- the LOC129798469 gene encoding lysophospholipid acyltransferase 5, translated as MTESEGYIGQLATAVGATEPALRLLLSIVFGYPLSLVYRKFIWDLPELHHHVFNISMGLGICYFNYGFDIYHSILAILATFILIRVLGPSRNLRLASFAYHMGHLLFGYVLTGTDTYDIKWTMPHCVLVLRLIGLTFDVCDTFGSHKKGDEPKEMDVYGIHKSPNLLQIASYTYFPGSFLVGPQFPYRQYERFLAKEFDKYQGYIDAGFKRFFLGVFYLVVYQIGNMFASDAYLLSPEYASSGYFSRLIFLGIWGRLTLYKYMSIWLLSEGVCTRFGLTFRSASKLDHPDEEDWSAGENVKVQRLEKASKFTHYIESFNVATNKWVARHIYKRLKFLGSREISQGATLLFLAIWHGFHSGYYASFLMEFIVVYIERSFHTIVKGNERLRRLLDHPHLQPLYFVLLKFYAIVGMGWCLTPFAFLSFSKYYAIFRAVYFLGYVFSLVYIPIHFLLKAIFPRERAKAEKSQ; from the exons ATGACCGAGTCTGAGGGATACATTGGGCAGTTGGCGACAGCTGTGGGGGCCACAGAGCCAGCACTGAGACTCCTGCTGTCCATTGTCTTTG GCTATCCGTTGTCTCTGGTGTACAGGAAGTTCATCTGGGACTTACCTGAGCTCCATCATCATGTCTTTAACATCAGCATGGGCCTGGGGATTTGCTATTTCAACTACGGATTTGACATTTATCACAGTATTTTGGCCATCCTGGCCACTTTCATCCTGATCCGCGTCTTGGGACCTTCCAGGAATCTCAGACTGGCATCATTTGCCTATCACATGGGACACTTGCTCTTTGGCTACGTTCTAACGGGAACAGATACTTACGATATCAAATGGACAATGCCTCATTGTGTCCTGGTTCTGAGACTCATTGGACTGACCTTTGATGTCTGTGACACTTTCGGCAGCCACAAGAAAGGCGATGAACCCAAGGAAATGGACGTCTATGGAATCCATAAGTCTCCAAATCTCCTCCAAATAGCCTCGTACACTTACTTCCCAGGAAGCTTCCTGGTAGGGCCTCAATTCCCCTATCGGCAATATGAGAGATTCCTGGCCAAGGAATTCGACAAATACCAGGGCTACATTGACGCTGGCTTCAAGAGATTCTTCCTCGGTGTCTTCTACCTGGTTGTCTATCAAATTGGCAATATGTTCGCCTCTGACGCCTATCTCCTCTCCCCCGAATACGCCTCATCCGGATACTTTTCCAGACTGATTTTCCTGGGCATTTGGGGCAGACTCACTCTCTACAAATACATGTCCATTTGGCTTCTGTCCGAAGGCGTCTGCACTCGCTTCGGGCTGACCTTCCGCAGCGCCTCGAAGCTGGATCATCCGGATGAGGAAGACTGGTCAGCCGGGGAGAATGTCAAGGTTCAGAGGCTGGAAAAGGCCAGCAAGTTCACGCATTACATTGAGAGCTTCAATGTGGCCACGAATAAATGGGTGGCCAGGCACATTTACAAAAGATTGAAGTTTCTGGGCAGCAGGGAAATCTCTCAGGGGGCTACTCTTCTCTTCCTGGCCATCTGGCATGGATTCCACAGTGGCTATTATGCCAGTTTCTTAATGGAGTTCATTGTCGTCTACATTGAGAGAAGT TTTCACACGATTGTTAAGGGCAACGAGCGTTTGAGACGCCTTTTGGATCATCCCCATCTCCAGCCCCTCTACTTCGTCCTCCTCAAGTTTTATGCAATCGTTGGAATGGGCTGGTGCCTCACGCCATTCGCCTTCCTCAGCTTCAGCAAGTACTACGCCATATTCCGGGCAGTTTATTTCCTGGGATACGTCTTTTCCCTTGTCTACATCCCAATCCACTTCCTTCTCAAAGCCATCTTTCCGCGGGAAAGAGCGAAGGCCGAGAAGAGTCAATAG
- the LOC129798471 gene encoding 26S proteasome non-ATPase regulatory subunit 14, which translates to MDRLLRLGGAMPGLTQAAPPTDAPVVDTAEQVYISSLALLKMLKHGRAGVPMEVMGLMLGEFVDDYTVQVIDVFAMPQTGTGVSVEAVDPVFQAKMLDMLKQTGRPEMVVGWYHSHPGFGCWLSGVDINTQQSFEALSERAVAVVVDPIQSVKGKVVIDAFRLINPNMLVLGQEPRQTTSNLGHLQKPSVQALIHGLNRHYYSISINYRKNELEQKMLLNLHKKSWMDGLTLANYHDHCSINESTVSEMLELAKNYNKALEDEEKMTPEQLAIKNVGKQDPKRHLEEKVEVLMQNNIVQCLGAMLDTVVFK; encoded by the exons ATGGATCGCTTGCTTCGTTTGGGCGGTGCAATGCCAGGATTGACTCAGGCAGCTCCTCCGACAGATGCTCCTGTTGTGGACACGGCTGAGCAAGTGTACATCTCCTCCCTGGCCCTCCTGAAGATGCTCAAGCACGGAAGAGCCGGAGTTCCCATGGAAGTGATGGGCCTGATGCTGG GCGAATTCGTGGATGACTACACTGTGCAGGTGATTGATGTGTTCGCAATGCCCCAGACTGGAACAGGAGTCTCCGTGGAGGCTGTGGATCCCGTCTTTCAGGCCAAAATGTTGGATATGCTGAAGCAAACGGGGCGTCCGGAAATGGTTGTTGGGTGGTACCATTCGCATCCTGGCTTCGGATGCTGGCTCTCAGGAGTCGACATCAATACCCAGCAGTCCTTTGAGGCCCTAAGCGAACGAGCTGTGGCCGTTGTTGTGGATCCCATTCAGTCGGTTAAGGGAAAGGTTGTCATTGACGCTTTCAGGCTGATCAATCCGAATATGTTGGTTCTGGGTCAGGAACCCAGGCAGACCACCAGCAATCTGGGCCACCTGCAGAAGCCTTCGGTGCAGGCTCTGATCCACGGGCTCAATCGCCACTACTACTCCATCAGCATAAACTACAGGAAGAACGAGCTGGAGCAGAAGATGCTCCTGAATCTGCACAAGAAGTCCTGGATGGATGGCTTGACGCTGGCCAACTATCACGATCACTGCTCCATCAATGAGAGTACAGTATCCGAGATGCTGGAACTCGCCAAGAACTACAACAAA GCGCTGGAGGATGAAGAGAAGATGACTCCCGAGCAACTGGCGATTAAGAATGTGGGCAAGCAGGATCCCAAGAGGCATCTGGAGGAGAAAGTAGAGGTCCTCATGCAGAACAACATTGTCCAGTGTCTAGGAGCGATGCTGGATACGGTGGTCTTCAAGTGA